A single region of the Pseudorhodoplanes sp. genome encodes:
- a CDS encoding glycosyltransferase family 4 protein: MRIVEQIVPVPVSSKPRLLYLVTEDWYFLSHRLPMACAAQRAGYEVHVATRVVGRGTEIESYGFRLHPLRWERGSANPVALLSIIGQVRALYRRINPDLVHHVALQPSLIGSLAAIGLPFRRVNALAGLGFGFTSADFKARMLRPILRMLLRLAIRNKYAATLVQNPDDRRAIEALGGDRSRLFLIPGSGVDTNAFTPRPEAPGQITVAFVGRLLADKGVHSLIAAHQLLASRGQNIQLIIAGDRDPANPASIPADEVEQWRRLPGVELPGHVSDIQDVWNRAHIAVLPSRREGLPKSLLEAASCGRPIVATDVPGSREIARKDVNAILVAPDDVEGLADAISRLAGDPALRKRFGEAGRRLVEAEFSSEKIGWETVALYDQLLGRSPS; encoded by the coding sequence TTGAGAATTGTCGAGCAGATCGTTCCGGTGCCTGTTTCATCTAAGCCCAGGCTGCTCTATCTCGTGACGGAGGATTGGTATTTCCTGTCCCATCGCCTGCCGATGGCTTGCGCGGCCCAGCGGGCAGGATATGAGGTGCATGTCGCAACGCGCGTTGTCGGCCGAGGTACTGAAATCGAATCATACGGATTTCGATTGCATCCACTACGATGGGAGCGCGGCAGTGCTAACCCGGTTGCCTTGCTGTCCATCATCGGTCAGGTGCGCGCGCTCTATCGCCGGATCAATCCGGACCTTGTTCACCATGTTGCCTTGCAGCCTTCTTTGATCGGGTCGCTGGCGGCCATTGGCCTGCCCTTCAGAAGGGTGAATGCGCTTGCAGGGCTTGGTTTCGGTTTCACCTCGGCCGATTTCAAGGCGCGCATGCTGCGTCCCATTCTCAGAATGCTTCTGCGCCTGGCGATACGAAACAAATATGCTGCGACGCTCGTGCAGAACCCGGACGACCGTCGTGCAATTGAAGCCTTGGGTGGAGACAGGAGCCGTTTGTTTCTCATTCCCGGCTCCGGTGTGGATACAAACGCATTCACCCCCCGTCCCGAAGCGCCGGGTCAGATCACGGTTGCATTCGTTGGGCGGCTTTTGGCAGACAAGGGTGTTCACAGCCTGATCGCGGCTCATCAATTGCTGGCGAGCCGTGGCCAGAATATTCAGCTCATTATTGCCGGTGATCGCGACCCCGCCAATCCTGCGTCCATCCCCGCAGATGAGGTCGAGCAGTGGAGAAGATTGCCGGGCGTAGAGCTGCCAGGGCATGTTTCAGACATTCAAGATGTCTGGAATAGGGCGCATATCGCCGTCCTGCCCTCGCGCCGGGAAGGTCTGCCGAAGAGTCTCCTGGAAGCCGCGTCGTGCGGCCGTCCAATTGTTGCAACGGACGTGCCCGGCTCACGGGAAATCGCCCGCAAGGATGTCAACGCCATCTTGGTGGCGCCTGACGATGTGGAGGGCTTGGCAGATGCGATTAGTCGGCTCGCTGGTGATCCCGCCTTGCGGAAGCGCTTCGGCGAGGCTGGCCGGCGGCTTGTGGAGGCCGAATTCTCCAGTGAGAAGATTGGCTGGGAGACCGTCGCGCTTTATGACCAATTGCTCGGACGTTCGCCTTCTTAA
- the asnB gene encoding asparagine synthase (glutamine-hydrolyzing) yields MCGIAGLWRFGGESDTALQTQIDAMTGSIAYRGPDGDGHWIDPELGVALGHRRLAIIDLTPTGHQPMVSANGRMVITYNGELYNAAEIAAELATPLRGTSDTEVLLEAVCRFGIDGALSRANGLFAFAIFDRTTRTLHLARDRLGIKPLYWTRQNGCFAFASELKALRTLKDLSFTIDPASVGAYLRHACVPAPRSIFCDVEKLRPAERLEVSRNDLKKHIYWNLPDIARRGQANPVLGSDAEVVEELDNLLSDSVKRQMVSDVPLGAFLSGGVDSTAVVAIMRKSSNAPVRTFTIGFSEQNFNEADHARAVAQYLGTEHTELILSPGDALALVPQLPSIYDEPFADSSQLPTYLVSRLARQHVTVALSGDGGDEAFGGYVRYQGVDRLWQMLRPIPHSARRFIGQAANFISPAVWDMIAPLVPRNIRPSHFGDKVVKGIGLIAAKDPLEMYGRLISQWSDPAAVLREGKESAGWLDGAASRVAGLELTAQLRLLDMMGYLPDDVLTKVDRASMAVSLEVRVPLLDHRVVEYAWRLRTDRLIRAGKGKQPLRGVVARYLPEHLINRPKMGFGVPIGEWLRGPLREWAEDLLSQEELARAGLFDPAAVRDRLDEHLKGRRNWQHALWTVLQFQAWRRANA; encoded by the coding sequence GTGTGTGGCATAGCCGGCCTTTGGCGTTTCGGCGGCGAGAGCGACACCGCGCTGCAGACGCAGATAGATGCCATGACGGGTTCCATTGCCTATCGTGGGCCGGATGGCGACGGGCACTGGATCGATCCTGAGCTTGGCGTGGCGCTTGGCCACCGGCGCCTTGCTATCATCGATCTCACCCCCACGGGCCACCAGCCGATGGTCAGCGCCAACGGGCGTATGGTCATCACCTACAACGGGGAGCTCTACAATGCTGCGGAGATCGCCGCCGAGCTGGCGACGCCGCTCCGCGGCACGTCAGACACCGAGGTGCTGCTCGAGGCCGTCTGCCGGTTCGGCATTGACGGGGCACTTTCGCGCGCGAACGGCCTCTTCGCCTTTGCAATATTCGATCGGACAACCCGAACTTTGCATCTTGCGCGCGACCGGCTCGGCATCAAGCCGCTCTATTGGACACGCCAGAACGGGTGCTTCGCGTTCGCATCGGAGCTCAAGGCTCTGCGGACGCTGAAAGATCTCTCCTTCACGATCGACCCCGCATCCGTCGGGGCTTATCTCCGCCATGCCTGCGTTCCGGCGCCGCGATCGATCTTTTGTGACGTGGAAAAGCTCCGCCCGGCTGAACGACTTGAGGTCTCAAGGAATGATCTAAAGAAGCATATCTACTGGAACCTGCCGGACATTGCGAGGCGCGGCCAGGCCAATCCGGTGTTGGGGTCCGACGCGGAGGTCGTCGAGGAGCTCGACAATCTGCTGTCGGATTCGGTCAAGCGTCAGATGGTATCCGATGTCCCGCTTGGGGCATTCCTGTCGGGCGGGGTGGATTCGACTGCTGTTGTTGCGATCATGCGCAAGTCATCGAACGCACCCGTCCGGACTTTCACGATTGGCTTTTCCGAACAGAATTTCAATGAGGCCGACCACGCTCGTGCGGTCGCGCAATATCTTGGAACCGAACACACCGAACTCATCCTGTCACCGGGCGATGCGCTGGCGCTCGTTCCGCAATTGCCTTCGATTTACGATGAGCCGTTTGCCGATTCATCGCAGCTGCCAACCTATTTGGTCTCACGCTTGGCGCGCCAGCATGTCACGGTCGCACTGTCCGGGGACGGCGGCGACGAGGCGTTTGGCGGATACGTGCGCTATCAAGGTGTAGATCGTCTGTGGCAGATGCTGCGGCCGATCCCACATTCTGCTCGTCGATTTATCGGACAAGCTGCGAATTTTATCTCGCCGGCGGTGTGGGATATGATCGCGCCTCTGGTCCCGAGGAATATCCGGCCCAGCCATTTCGGCGACAAGGTCGTCAAGGGGATTGGACTGATCGCGGCAAAGGATCCGCTCGAAATGTACGGGCGCCTTATCTCGCAATGGTCGGATCCAGCGGCCGTTCTGCGTGAAGGAAAGGAAAGCGCCGGATGGCTCGATGGCGCCGCGAGCCGGGTAGCGGGGCTCGAATTGACGGCCCAATTGCGGTTGCTCGACATGATGGGCTATCTGCCGGACGATGTCCTCACAAAAGTTGATCGCGCATCCATGGCCGTGAGCCTTGAGGTTCGCGTGCCGCTGCTCGACCATCGCGTGGTCGAATATGCGTGGCGTCTGCGGACGGACAGGTTGATCAGAGCGGGGAAGGGCAAGCAGCCTTTGCGCGGCGTGGTCGCGCGGTACTTGCCCGAGCATTTGATAAATCGTCCGAAGATGGGATTTGGCGTTCCGATCGGCGAATGGCTGCGCGGGCCCTTGCGCGAATGGGCTGAGGATCTGCTATCGCAGGAAGAACTTGCGAGGGCCGGTTTGTTCGATCCCGCTGCCGTGCGCGACCGGCTTGACGAACATTTGAAAGGCCGTCGCAATTGGCAGCACGCCCTCTGGACGGTCCTGCAGTTCCAGGCTTGGCGCCGTGCGAATGCTTGA
- a CDS encoding SGNH/GDSL hydrolase family protein — protein sequence MTSIRSSIFVSRSLRWLGGLVAGVLLAAVLFELALRAMSASPWARILPAVQAQFDGPDPDTGYGHRPNVEGLWLRENRAYVRINAQGLRDRPRDKAAAPRVLRVAVAGDSVTEALQVEEDSLFTLRAEREVNSKGVPVEVMNFGLSGALPLQQLLFVNKKRELLNIDVAVLSFSVHDFLNPLMADDSILPAYVENEAGDLSIGRRYRDRRSHRLAQGWLGRAFFWAVDHSLVLNALYIRAKLGLVPASATTQEASQDPCETVRAGLAAQERLWNEGEPAWAARRLERFLSDVRGMLGKMPVVFMIRGIAMRSEACTPEPERWARLSALVRNRVERSGIGFVDLDAEVDRRLPSSDDWKRMYGFGAKIGIGHLNEVGHQIYARVLTDVIKASEQSWRLGKSR from the coding sequence ATGACATCAATCCGTTCATCTATTTTCGTTTCTAGATCGCTGCGCTGGCTCGGCGGACTGGTGGCGGGTGTGCTGCTTGCGGCTGTCCTGTTCGAGCTAGCATTGCGGGCAATGTCCGCCTCCCCGTGGGCGCGAATTCTGCCGGCGGTTCAGGCGCAGTTCGACGGTCCCGATCCGGACACGGGATATGGACATAGGCCGAATGTCGAAGGTCTGTGGTTGCGCGAAAACCGGGCCTATGTGCGGATCAACGCGCAGGGACTGCGCGACCGGCCTCGCGACAAGGCGGCCGCGCCCCGCGTGCTGCGCGTCGCCGTTGCGGGTGATTCCGTGACCGAGGCGCTGCAGGTCGAGGAGGATTCGCTTTTTACCCTGCGCGCCGAGCGTGAGGTGAATTCCAAGGGCGTTCCGGTCGAGGTCATGAATTTTGGATTGAGCGGAGCGTTGCCCTTGCAGCAGCTGCTATTCGTCAACAAGAAAAGAGAGCTTCTCAATATTGACGTGGCGGTCCTGTCGTTCTCGGTCCACGACTTTCTCAATCCTCTGATGGCTGACGACTCGATCCTGCCGGCCTACGTGGAAAATGAAGCAGGAGACCTATCGATCGGACGGCGCTATCGAGATCGCCGCAGTCACCGGCTGGCGCAAGGCTGGCTTGGCCGCGCATTTTTTTGGGCGGTCGACCATTCGCTCGTGTTGAACGCCCTGTATATTCGGGCGAAACTCGGTCTTGTTCCGGCTTCGGCAACGACTCAGGAGGCTTCGCAGGACCCATGCGAAACGGTTCGCGCAGGTCTGGCGGCGCAAGAGCGGTTGTGGAATGAAGGCGAGCCTGCCTGGGCGGCGCGTCGACTGGAACGATTTCTTTCCGACGTGCGCGGCATGCTGGGCAAGATGCCAGTCGTCTTCATGATCCGGGGGATCGCAATGCGCAGCGAAGCATGCACCCCCGAACCGGAACGCTGGGCGCGGTTGTCGGCATTGGTCCGAAATCGGGTAGAGCGCTCTGGTATCGGCTTCGTGGACCTGGATGCGGAAGTCGACAGGAGACTCCCGAGCTCGGACGATTGGAAACGAATGTACGGCTTCGGTGCAAAAATTGGCATTGGTCACCTGAATGAAGTCGGTCACCAGATTTACGCCCGGGTCTTGACTGACGTCATCAAGGCCAGCGAGCAGTCGTGGCGCCTTGGCAAGTCACGTTGA
- a CDS encoding MBOAT family O-acyltransferase → MNFDNPLFLLLVAGSMLLVRLPSGLAGWGLLGASAIFYSFAGSFDFALFAIIIVANWLAATQVQRSRLIFWMAVAGNVAVLAFFKYREMLLPQPVVSDFQRIAIPLGISFYLFHILAYLADLRMKRAHIVGLHKFTLFVGFFPHLIAGPIVRARQLMPQLAPLWKGTKTRQRLAVFGLALCLAGLIKKVIFANSLAPVVDGLFFEVPSDTAVAWAGAWLFGFQIYFDFSGYTDIALGVAMLLGLRLPQNFRTPYLSVDPREFWQRWHITLSTWIRDYLYIPLGGREGGLIRQGCVLVAVMALAGLWHGANWTFVVWGILWGAYIALWRLLAGSVKSYPRLLRWSVHICIVMVLWVFFRSPDISFAIRYIGRMFSFDFPTTSALTLVWGAGGIALLMGFHWTESFAQTRRAVFAMRHIGHPVTIGVLAGLCVLLVMFPNYDINPFIYFRF, encoded by the coding sequence ATGAACTTTGACAATCCGCTTTTCTTGTTGCTGGTCGCAGGCAGCATGCTCCTCGTGCGGCTGCCTTCCGGCTTGGCGGGTTGGGGGCTGCTCGGGGCCAGCGCCATCTTCTATTCATTCGCGGGCAGCTTCGACTTTGCTCTCTTCGCCATCATCATTGTGGCCAACTGGCTTGCTGCAACGCAGGTGCAGCGCTCACGCCTGATCTTCTGGATGGCGGTGGCCGGCAATGTCGCCGTTCTGGCATTCTTCAAGTACCGGGAAATGCTGTTGCCGCAACCGGTCGTCAGCGACTTCCAGCGGATCGCGATCCCGCTCGGCATATCATTTTATCTTTTTCACATTCTGGCCTATCTCGCCGATTTGCGGATGAAGCGCGCCCACATCGTCGGGCTGCACAAGTTTACACTTTTTGTGGGTTTCTTTCCGCATCTGATTGCCGGTCCCATCGTGCGGGCCCGGCAGTTGATGCCGCAGCTCGCCCCGCTGTGGAAGGGGACGAAGACACGTCAGCGCCTCGCGGTGTTTGGGCTTGCCTTGTGCCTTGCCGGACTGATCAAGAAAGTCATCTTTGCCAATTCGCTGGCGCCGGTTGTGGATGGTCTTTTCTTCGAAGTGCCCTCCGACACCGCGGTCGCGTGGGCCGGAGCCTGGCTGTTCGGATTTCAGATTTATTTCGATTTCTCCGGCTATACGGACATCGCTCTCGGCGTCGCTATGCTGCTCGGACTGCGTTTGCCGCAGAACTTCCGGACGCCATATCTTTCCGTCGATCCGCGTGAATTCTGGCAGCGATGGCACATCACGCTTTCAACCTGGATTCGCGATTACCTCTACATTCCGCTCGGTGGGCGCGAAGGAGGGTTGATCCGGCAGGGGTGCGTTCTCGTCGCGGTGATGGCGCTGGCAGGGCTGTGGCACGGGGCCAACTGGACATTCGTGGTCTGGGGAATCCTGTGGGGAGCCTACATCGCTTTGTGGAGGCTACTCGCGGGGAGCGTGAAGTCGTATCCGCGCCTCCTGCGATGGAGCGTGCATATATGCATCGTGATGGTGCTTTGGGTTTTCTTTCGTTCGCCGGATATTTCTTTTGCGATCAGATATATTGGCCGCATGTTCAGTTTCGATTTTCCGACGACATCGGCGCTGACCTTAGTGTGGGGAGCCGGCGGCATCGCGCTGCTGATGGGCTTCCACTGGACAGAGAGTTTTGCTCAGACGCGTCGCGCGGTGTTCGCGATGCGCCATATCGGCCATCCGGTTACGATTGGAGTTCTGGCTGGGCTTTGTGTGCTGCTCGTGATGTTCCCGAACTATGACATCAATCCGTTCATCTATTTTCGTTTCTAG
- a CDS encoding glycosyltransferase: protein MTKDIAIVIESLGGGGAQHVASSLANAWAAKGKAVTVITFRDQASDAFKLDARIRRIVIGGSRPSRTLFAAIGSNLRRIVSLRAALKSAGAPLVLAFVGATNVLTVLAASGLGMRIVISERNDPARQSLGRIWDVLRRLIYRRATLVSANSRAALQTMSAYVPAERLVFLPNPLRAEPAQPATPMKEPFFLAVGRLEPQKAHDVLLEAFAQFARSFPDWRLAVLGDGPLRQTLERRATQPDLAGRVRFEGYAPNPFPWYRAAEALIHPALFEGLPNAVIEAMSEGRPVVVTDAQVGLRGYVEDGANGLVVPAGSAGALCEAMAALAADPGLRNRLGAAAQRAVDICRADRALAEWTKAVFGQRAS from the coding sequence ATGACCAAAGACATTGCGATTGTAATCGAGAGCCTTGGCGGGGGCGGCGCGCAGCATGTCGCGTCCAGCCTTGCCAATGCCTGGGCTGCGAAGGGCAAGGCCGTCACTGTCATCACATTCCGTGACCAGGCTTCGGATGCATTCAAGCTCGACGCAAGGATCCGCCGGATTGTCATCGGGGGATCCCGTCCATCGCGGACTTTGTTTGCCGCGATCGGCTCCAATTTGCGAAGGATTGTCTCTTTGCGCGCCGCGCTGAAGTCGGCCGGCGCACCGCTCGTTCTCGCTTTCGTTGGCGCGACAAACGTTCTCACGGTTCTCGCGGCAAGCGGACTTGGCATGCGCATCGTGATTTCTGAGCGCAACGACCCGGCGCGGCAGTCGCTTGGCCGGATCTGGGATGTCCTTCGCCGCCTCATCTATCGGCGGGCAACCCTGGTCAGCGCAAATTCGCGCGCGGCCCTGCAGACCATGTCGGCCTACGTCCCGGCGGAACGGCTTGTGTTTCTGCCCAATCCGTTGCGGGCCGAGCCAGCACAACCGGCCACGCCGATGAAGGAACCTTTCTTTCTTGCCGTTGGCCGTCTGGAGCCGCAAAAGGCGCACGATGTTCTGCTTGAGGCCTTTGCGCAATTTGCTCGCAGCTTCCCCGATTGGCGTCTTGCCGTCCTTGGGGATGGTCCGCTGCGGCAGACACTGGAACGGCGTGCCACGCAGCCCGACCTCGCCGGCCGCGTGCGGTTTGAAGGCTACGCGCCCAATCCTTTTCCTTGGTACCGTGCGGCGGAGGCCCTGATCCATCCGGCGCTTTTTGAAGGGCTGCCCAACGCGGTCATTGAAGCGATGAGCGAGGGTAGGCCGGTTGTGGTCACCGACGCCCAGGTCGGATTGCGTGGCTACGTGGAAGATGGGGCGAACGGCCTCGTCGTGCCGGCTGGCTCCGCGGGGGCCCTCTGCGAGGCCATGGCTGCGCTGGCGGCCGATCCCGGTCTGAGGAATCGGCTGGGCGCCGCCGCGCAGCGAGCGGTCGACATCTGCCGCGCTGATCGAGCTCTCGCCGAGTGGACCAAAGCGGTATTCGGACAGCGTGCCAGCTGA
- a CDS encoding glycosyltransferase family 4 protein, which yields MKARIAFPFVGDTIGGSHISAALLIKALPKHGYDPVALVHCEGPLHTFLAERNIATSRVDLPFLKAGGGGVRGLAGIMAALPALASALRQHRIDVVHANDGRMIATWMPAARFARRGAVAHRRTRWSKSRMAHLSLRLAHRIIAISEFTCASLPEDLKRRATVIENPFDVADFDKAAGRVAAIAASGHDGPIVAFVGTLQDQKRPLVFLEAAAAIHRARPDVAFVMMGRDGDESGRVQEACVRLGLGKVVKKLGFRPDAELLLSGCDLLLAPAVNEGHGRALIEAMLAGVPVVASASGGHVEATQNGEKGVLVPPDDSAAMAKAALDLLSSPDAARERTVATERWARERFTPDRHAAAVAGIYDAILKR from the coding sequence ATGAAGGCTCGCATCGCTTTTCCATTCGTCGGAGATACGATCGGCGGCAGCCATATATCCGCCGCGCTGCTGATCAAGGCGCTTCCAAAACATGGATATGATCCTGTTGCGCTGGTTCACTGCGAGGGACCGCTGCATACCTTTCTTGCGGAAAGAAATATTGCGACATCCAGAGTTGATCTTCCTTTCCTGAAGGCGGGGGGAGGTGGGGTCAGGGGACTCGCCGGCATAATGGCTGCATTGCCCGCACTTGCGTCGGCGCTTCGCCAGCACCGCATCGATGTCGTTCACGCGAATGATGGGCGAATGATTGCGACCTGGATGCCGGCCGCGCGTTTTGCCCGCCGAGGCGCGGTGGCGCACCGCAGAACGCGATGGAGCAAATCGCGGATGGCGCATCTTTCGCTGCGCCTCGCACACAGGATTATTGCAATCTCGGAATTTACTTGCGCGAGCCTTCCGGAGGATCTTAAACGTCGCGCAACGGTGATCGAAAATCCATTCGATGTCGCGGATTTTGACAAGGCCGCGGGCCGCGTCGCTGCAATTGCGGCAAGCGGTCACGACGGGCCAATCGTTGCGTTCGTTGGGACGCTGCAAGATCAGAAGCGCCCGTTGGTGTTCCTTGAAGCGGCAGCCGCGATCCACCGAGCGCGCCCCGATGTGGCATTTGTGATGATGGGCCGCGACGGAGATGAATCCGGGCGCGTGCAGGAGGCCTGTGTAAGGCTTGGTTTGGGCAAGGTGGTGAAAAAATTGGGCTTCCGGCCCGATGCCGAATTGTTGTTGAGCGGGTGTGATCTATTGCTCGCGCCTGCTGTCAACGAGGGGCACGGCCGTGCCTTGATTGAGGCGATGCTGGCCGGCGTCCCGGTTGTAGCGTCCGCGTCTGGCGGGCATGTCGAGGCGACCCAGAACGGGGAAAAGGGTGTGTTGGTGCCGCCCGACGATTCTGCGGCAATGGCCAAGGCGGCGCTCGACCTGCTTTCGTCGCCCGATGCTGCGCGAGAAAGGACTGTTGCGACGGAAAGATGGGCGCGCGAAAGATTTACCCCTGATCGGCATGCCGCCGCCGTGGCCGGAATCTACGACGCCATCCTCAAGCGATGA
- a CDS encoding glycosyltransferase, translated as MFVLLVPSLEFGGTERQVTLLAHQLHNSGQPVIVATFREGGAFSSQLAAKGVDVVALAPGSSNPLVLASALRKLVQTRSARAVYSYLPAANVVASIATIGLKDTRVVWSVRSADMPLRGYGLKTRFAYALERILSGLPHQIVTNSRAGRAASVRKGFPEDKLLVIENGFDTDLFRPDGAARARLRAEFGLQDHHLLIGLIGRLDPVKGHETFLHAARLFSDKHADARFICVGGTGPADHVARLHALARNLNLGGRLIWTGDRSDVPEVLNAVDIANLCSTSEGFPNIVGEAMACGIPCVVSDVGDAAHIVGETGIVVPAGDADALRAAWERLAEPTERARLSRLARERMVRHFGLDRMADQTVKVLTSFK; from the coding sequence ATGTTTGTTCTGCTTGTTCCAAGCCTCGAGTTCGGAGGAACCGAGCGGCAGGTCACTCTGCTCGCGCATCAACTGCATAACAGCGGGCAGCCTGTAATCGTCGCGACATTCCGGGAGGGTGGCGCATTTAGCTCACAATTGGCAGCAAAGGGGGTCGACGTGGTCGCATTGGCACCCGGCAGCAGCAACCCGCTAGTACTAGCCTCAGCTTTGCGCAAACTGGTACAGACACGATCGGCACGTGCGGTTTATTCATACTTGCCTGCTGCAAATGTGGTGGCATCGATCGCGACGATTGGATTGAAAGATACTCGAGTTGTCTGGAGCGTTCGATCAGCGGACATGCCGCTGAGGGGATATGGCCTCAAGACCCGGTTCGCCTACGCCTTAGAACGAATTCTGAGCGGCCTGCCGCATCAGATTGTCACGAATTCGCGGGCGGGACGCGCGGCCAGCGTGAGGAAGGGGTTTCCCGAGGACAAGCTGCTGGTGATCGAAAACGGCTTCGACACGGACCTGTTTCGCCCGGACGGCGCGGCGCGCGCGCGCCTGCGAGCTGAATTCGGATTGCAGGATCATCATCTGCTGATTGGATTGATCGGCCGGCTCGATCCCGTGAAGGGGCATGAAACATTCCTGCACGCCGCCAGGCTTTTCTCGGACAAGCACGCCGATGCGCGATTTATCTGCGTTGGCGGCACCGGTCCTGCGGATCACGTGGCAAGATTGCATGCGCTTGCCCGTAACCTGAATCTCGGCGGACGATTGATCTGGACCGGCGATCGCAGCGACGTGCCGGAAGTCCTGAACGCGGTCGACATCGCAAACCTTTGCTCCACGTCGGAGGGCTTTCCCAACATCGTCGGCGAGGCAATGGCCTGCGGCATACCGTGTGTCGTCTCCGATGTTGGCGATGCGGCGCATATTGTCGGCGAGACGGGAATTGTGGTTCCCGCCGGCGACGCGGATGCTCTGAGGGCAGCCTGGGAACGCCTTGCCGAACCGACCGAACGGGCCCGGCTAAGCAGATTGGCCCGCGAGCGGATGGTTCGCCATTTCGGGCTGGACCGGATGGCGGACCAAACCGTCAAGGTTCTGACCTCCTTCAAATGA
- the asnB gene encoding asparagine synthase (glutamine-hydrolyzing) produces MCGFAALFEQARPFDTPLLDGIDSDLRHRGPDSAGRFVEPGMALVFRRLAIIDPHAASDQPMQDASGRFVVVFNGEIYNFRALRSELEARGVTFRTTGDTEVLLQALIAWNESALDRLEGMYAFVFVDRVEQRVLAARDPFGIKPLYMMQRGGLTAFASEMRPLTRFAGAEPDRDALAELLTFRFAAGKLSNLRGIEKVPGGHLISLPLRHGSLISRSFCKAHDDLHYQDATLTEADADSRAAEAISQSVQDHLQSDVGFCIQLSGGVDSSLVAALSSQYARRPINSFGIDLSPAPNDEWPWRKLVIDQYELEHREVRITGEDYAEALPVAVRAMEGPMAHTGCVLLMLLCRQIAQDHKVVLTGEGADEFFGGYKRYGQWRRIRNRGRIAAFVPSSLWRYLDRWRDYRRFAGRDAAAYATVQGDYLATQEIFPDLVVKRGARESAAAEFSDFRNRLFAVDQSAYLESLLMRQDKLSMASSLEARVPFAHLPLARIVNRFPHRLRAPGDETKPILKRIARRYLPHELIDRRKVGLTVPTIDWLKNDRALGRYLTLLTEPNSRLAALGDRKRLCAAVDAARRGTRHRVPPMDHLIGMELWLRSLEPLRTSSRHSS; encoded by the coding sequence ATGTGCGGCTTTGCAGCTTTGTTCGAGCAGGCGCGGCCGTTTGACACGCCGCTTCTTGACGGCATCGATTCCGATCTGCGCCATCGCGGCCCTGATTCGGCTGGTCGGTTCGTCGAGCCGGGCATGGCGCTGGTCTTTCGCCGTCTTGCGATCATCGATCCACATGCCGCGTCGGACCAGCCGATGCAGGATGCAAGCGGACGGTTTGTGGTGGTCTTCAACGGGGAAATTTACAATTTTCGTGCGCTTCGCAGCGAACTTGAAGCGCGCGGCGTGACCTTCCGGACGACTGGAGACACGGAGGTTTTGCTGCAGGCCCTTATCGCCTGGAACGAAAGCGCCCTGGACCGGCTGGAAGGCATGTACGCCTTTGTCTTTGTCGATCGAGTGGAGCAGCGTGTGCTGGCGGCACGCGATCCGTTCGGCATCAAGCCGCTGTATATGATGCAGCGGGGCGGACTGACCGCATTTGCGAGCGAAATGCGGCCGCTCACTCGTTTTGCCGGAGCGGAACCTGATCGCGACGCGCTTGCCGAGTTGCTCACCTTTCGATTCGCGGCGGGGAAGCTATCCAATTTGCGCGGCATAGAGAAAGTACCAGGCGGGCATCTCATTTCACTGCCATTGCGGCATGGTTCGTTAATCTCTCGTAGTTTCTGCAAAGCGCATGACGACCTTCATTATCAAGACGCCACCCTCACGGAAGCCGACGCCGACAGCCGTGCGGCTGAGGCGATCAGCCAGTCCGTTCAGGATCATCTCCAGAGCGATGTTGGATTCTGTATCCAGTTATCCGGAGGCGTCGATTCTAGCCTTGTGGCAGCTCTGAGTTCCCAATATGCGCGACGCCCTATCAACAGCTTCGGTATTGATCTGTCTCCGGCGCCCAACGATGAGTGGCCTTGGCGGAAGCTGGTCATTGATCAATACGAGCTTGAGCATCGCGAAGTTAGGATTACGGGTGAGGACTACGCGGAAGCGTTACCGGTTGCAGTCCGTGCGATGGAAGGCCCTATGGCGCATACGGGTTGTGTTCTCCTGATGCTGTTATGTCGACAGATCGCTCAGGATCACAAGGTCGTGCTCACAGGTGAGGGCGCAGACGAGTTTTTCGGCGGCTACAAGCGCTATGGCCAGTGGAGACGAATTCGCAATCGTGGCCGTATCGCTGCTTTCGTGCCGTCGTCGCTCTGGCGTTATCTTGATCGCTGGCGTGACTACCGCCGTTTCGCCGGGCGCGATGCAGCGGCCTATGCGACCGTTCAGGGCGATTACCTTGCGACGCAGGAGATTTTCCCGGACCTTGTAGTCAAACGTGGCGCCCGGGAAAGTGCGGCCGCCGAATTCTCTGATTTTCGAAATCGTCTTTTTGCAGTTGACCAGAGTGCTTATCTTGAATCGCTGCTGATGCGACAAGACAAGCTATCCATGGCCAGCTCACTCGAGGCTCGGGTTCCGTTTGCCCACTTGCCACTGGCGCGCATCGTCAATCGTTTTCCCCATCGATTGCGCGCCCCCGGCGACGAGACAAAGCCAATACTCAAACGCATTGCCCGGCGCTATCTGCCTCATGAACTTATCGACCGCCGAAAGGTCGGCCTGACTGTTCCCACGATCGACTGGCTCAAGAATGACCGCGCGCTCGGCCGCTACCTGACGTTGCTGACTGAACCAAATAGTCGCCTCGCCGCGCTGGGCGATCGCAAGCGTTTATGCGCCGCTGTTGACGCTGCCCGCCGGGGAACGCGCCATCGCGTGCCGCCGATGGATCACTTGATTGGAATGGAGCTTTGGCTCCGGAGCCTCGAGCCGCTGCGAACATCATCTCGGCATTCTTCATAA